In Plectropomus leopardus isolate mb unplaced genomic scaffold, YSFRI_Pleo_2.0 unplaced_scaffold20822, whole genome shotgun sequence, one DNA window encodes the following:
- the LOC121965601 gene encoding presequence protease, mitochondrial-like — translation MTAKFLHGEIREKGGAYGGGARMGGGLFSFYSYRDPNSVQTLSAFRKSVDWAKSGQFTQQDIDEAKLSVFSAVDSPVAPANKGMSRFLSGVTDEMMQNHREKLFAVDHKGLVEVAERYLGVGQRTCGVAILGPENETIKKDPSWIVK, via the exons ATGACGGCAAAATTCCTTCATGGCGAGATCCGGGAGAAGGGAGGAGCCTATGGGGGCGGGGCCAGGATGGGTGGAggtcttttctctttttattcatATAG GGAcccaaactcggtgcagacctTGTCTGCGTTTCGTAAAAGTGTGGACTGGGCAAAGTCGGGACAGTTCACCCAGCAGGACATCGATGAAGCCAAACTGTCAGTCTTCTCAGCTGTCGACTCACCTGTGGCCCCCGCAAACAAAG GAATGAGTCGCTTCCTGAGTGGGGTCACAGACGAGATGATGCAGAATCACAGAGAAAAACTCTTTGCTGTCGATCACAAAGGCCTGGTGGAAGTGGCTGAAAG ATACCTCGGTGTTGGTCAGAGGACGTGCGGTGTTGCTATCCTGGGCCCAGAGAATGAGACGATTAAAAAAGATCCCTCATGGATTGTAAAATAA